A window from Triticum aestivum cultivar Chinese Spring chromosome 6D, IWGSC CS RefSeq v2.1, whole genome shotgun sequence encodes these proteins:
- the LOC123141903 gene encoding probable long-chain-alcohol O-fatty-acyltransferase 1, translating into MGFPRDSITAMVPLAAALYVRLASSVLGPGLVRLVALLPVLTFLAAVPLAFSSTILRGTAALFLAWLCLFKVALLAVGSRPLDPALPVIPFVFTASLPVMPRRSRPGAKANPGSGHVVSCAAKVAALAAILQLFRNRLHLHARLALYGIVLYCFFYLLLACLAAIGGALGMDMERPFDRPLLASSLSDFWGRRWNLVMSGILRAAVYDPMQARVGKPAGIMATFLVSGLMHEAMMCYITLRRPTGAMLAFFMLQGAARVAEDWCSARGLRPRPRAVRTLLVLVSIASTAFWLILPLVSMSGAEEKLLEEWAAVTAFFQDGGRYLLPYR; encoded by the coding sequence ATGGGTTTCCCGCGGGACAGCATTACTGCCATGGTGCCCCTGGCCGCCGCGCTGTACGTGCGCTTGGCGTCGTCGGTCCTCGGCCCTGGCCTCGTCCGCCTTGTCGCCCTGCTCCCGGTGCTCACGTTCCTTGCGGCCGTCCCGCTTGCCTTCTCCTCTACCATCCTCCGGGGTACCGCAGCTCTGTTCCTCGCATGGCTCTGTTTGTTTAAGGTGGCCCTCCTCGCCGTCGGCAGCAGGCCGCTCGACCCCGCCCTCCCCGTGATCCCGTTCGTATTCACGGCCTCGCTCCCCGTGATGCCCCGTCGCAGCCGCCCCGGTGCCAAAGCCAACCCAGGGTCAGGGCACGTCGTCTCTTGCGCGGCCAAGGTCGCCGCCTTAGCCGCCATCCTCCAACTGTTCAGGAACCGGCTGCATCTCCACGCGCGCCTCGCTCTGTACGGCATTGTGCTCTACTGCTTCTTCTACCTCCTCCTCGCATGCCTTGCGGCCATCGGCGGCGCGCTCGGCATGGACATGGAACGACCGTTTGACCGTCCGCTCCTAGCGTCGTCGCTGAGCGACTTCTGGGGCCGGCGGTGGAACCTCGTCATGTCCGGCATCCTCCGGGCGGCGGTCTATGACCCCATGCAGGCACGGGTAGGGAAACCCGCTGGGATCATGGCTACGTTCCTCGTGTCCGGACTGATGCACGAGGCCATGATGTGCTATATCACCCTGCGGCGCCCAACCGGCGCGATGCTCGCCTTCTTCATGCTCCAGGGCGCGGCCCGCGTGGCGGAGGACTGGTGCTCGGCAAGAGGGTTGCGTCCACGCCCGAGGGCTGTGAGAACGCTGCTTGTGTTGGTGTCCATCGCGAGCACGGCGTTCTGGCTAATCTTGCCGCTGGTTTCCATGAGCGGAGCCGAGGAGAAGTTACTTGAGGAGTGGGCGGCAGTGACGGCCTTCTTCCAGGACGGCGGCAGATATCTTCTCCCGTACCGGTGA